One window of Curtobacterium sp. 458 genomic DNA carries:
- a CDS encoding glutamate synthase-related protein: MNHSSFGLYDPARESSDCGVGFITRLDGTPTHDVIRKGDEALCSIPHRGGKSAEGVGDGAGVSIDLSVEFFSAITGEALRAGHFGVANCFVPGDTTPAGAAERTAAVQIVTDAIEHEGFELLLVRDVPVDHSVARPEAEQYQLPIVQWVFRAPSSWERSEVDAAANRALLAVERVSYTQAAEAHAPHAALYPLSLSARTQILKGRLNSGEVISYFRDLTDPRHSVRTLYFHTRFSTNTEPHPTMAQPFRLMAHNGELNTDRKNRLSDEALARARTRSIVRPPGQSDSSRLDQTLQSRVFDDGLDIVEAVVSLMPPAWENDRTLSSDVRDMLEYFSLYEEKNDGPAAVIFSDGDVVGARLDRLGLRPLRTVQTDEYLMVASEAGQVTFEPEGVVHRGRIEAGGMLVVDHRTGSLMRSDDVLRMLAGRRDYGSLLDAARVNLDDLPAPDYRRGTTTLGYDGDLSLAGRYVAYSLNQESFRFMLDPMLANGSERISAMGYGNAINALSDTEGGMAKYFSQRFAQVTNPPLDSIREADGMSMRVALGSKPDGTGSGDGTPTRQLVVQSPVLGHLDMVRLRDQDIVPLERFDMLYVPVLGDEQANADAVRAATEELADAVAAFAERAGGIAVLTDRSVSSTHAALPVILAVAAVNQRLIETGLRLRVSIVAESGQLPSSHHVATALGFGASAVYSLSARLRAEEKYPAEAAPAGEYTATDLALKRFRKAAEKALAKTMGRVGLCTAESYIGGEFFEPNYLDTGDDLFARVFPHMDAPVGGVGFARIAQAATDWHERARSVATEGQVPLLGLFKERSDGAGHSFGVASVRGFGGMTEERPAFERSGDSDALRLLTLGQLDDSFGITDAAYRNTGYDRLSDAEIDAHRVTPGYVSFLQTTHDERSRRPAALRDVLALPADVTGIDEAEDFARELGRFATRGNASITVRGLAGSRDDAAGLPGGTTRFRLQLTSTGSTGALRHQALADGLALLHPGLVDVDAVADDQVTLRATGAAADLLGLLQQAPASVDVAEVQPAHEITRTLASGAMSHGALVATAHEAVAHGTNMVGGMSNSGEGGEHHSRYGTIRGSRIKQFASGRFGIWAGYLADPMLEELEIKIGQGAKPGEGGQLPAPKVTVDIAAARGGTPGVELISPPPHHDTYSIEDLAQLIHDCKAARVRVIVKLVSSEGIGTIAVGVAKAGADVINVAGNTGGTGAAAVTSLKYAGRSAEIGVAEVHQALVVNGLRQKVTLRCSGAHQTGSDVVTSALLGGDSFEFGTTALMMLGCVMAKNCNVKCPAGLTTNAEAFEGDPRALAQYLLNIAHDVRQILARLGLRSLREARGRTDLLQLLDHPASVGRLDVRNLLAQVPEKVVTDPEYLEKGFRTDDSLIEQVRAALIDGHDHALTVDGIALGNADKSVGGQLGIDVERILNHELRGVDLSAHPAITTDDRGRRRLVDGALTIRTSGSAGQSYGVFTNDGTTLEHVGTANDGVGKSQSGGRIVVRAPGGGSVERGGNVLVGNFALFGATGGRTFVEGEAGDRFAVRNSGATAVVEGVGDFGCEYMTGGAVFNLGAYGKGLGNGMSGGFLYQYDPSGAVTERASTDSLLVFPVTETERGAFHEAAAKLLLEWHLEATGSPLAARLLDEWETTRAHVYVGMPRALLLSQDADEILAAATRPELLDELANSVATDKLRAFKVDYRDQRTVLDGRAPALGDQGEDMFSLLSSYTVLGVAQDVAQERVPGAGASDPRVTEAVKNLILTEDFQVKQRVVKYLRGTFDRFADDELATLIAVKRLDDSKRALAQRNNRSTDMPGTTGWIMHQNAKNAGRVRAARFDELLANAALEDIAGRAPQAPTEAVSA, from the coding sequence GTGAACCACTCCTCCTTCGGTCTGTACGACCCTGCCCGCGAATCGAGCGATTGCGGCGTCGGCTTCATCACCCGTCTCGACGGCACGCCGACCCACGACGTGATCCGCAAGGGCGACGAAGCGCTCTGCTCGATCCCGCACCGCGGCGGCAAGTCCGCCGAGGGCGTCGGCGACGGCGCGGGCGTGAGCATCGACCTGTCGGTGGAGTTCTTCAGCGCGATCACCGGCGAGGCACTGCGCGCCGGCCACTTCGGTGTCGCGAACTGCTTCGTGCCGGGCGACACCACGCCGGCCGGCGCCGCCGAGCGCACCGCCGCCGTGCAGATCGTGACCGACGCGATCGAGCACGAGGGCTTCGAGCTCCTGCTCGTCCGCGACGTCCCGGTGGACCACTCGGTCGCCCGGCCCGAGGCCGAGCAGTACCAGCTGCCGATCGTGCAGTGGGTGTTCCGTGCGCCCTCGTCGTGGGAGCGCTCGGAGGTCGACGCCGCGGCGAACCGGGCGCTCCTCGCCGTCGAGCGCGTCTCGTACACGCAGGCCGCCGAGGCGCACGCCCCGCACGCCGCCCTGTACCCGCTGTCGCTCAGCGCCCGGACCCAGATCCTCAAGGGCCGGCTGAACTCGGGCGAGGTCATCTCGTACTTCCGCGACCTCACGGACCCGCGGCACTCGGTGCGGACGCTCTACTTCCACACGCGGTTCTCGACGAACACCGAGCCGCACCCGACGATGGCGCAGCCGTTCCGCCTCATGGCGCACAACGGCGAGCTGAACACCGACCGGAAGAACCGCCTGTCGGACGAGGCGCTCGCGCGCGCCCGTACCCGGAGCATCGTGCGTCCGCCGGGGCAGTCGGACTCGAGCCGGCTCGACCAGACGCTGCAGAGCCGGGTGTTCGACGACGGCCTGGACATCGTCGAGGCCGTGGTGTCGCTCATGCCGCCGGCGTGGGAGAACGACCGGACGCTGTCGTCCGACGTGCGGGACATGCTCGAGTACTTCTCGCTGTACGAGGAGAAGAACGACGGCCCGGCCGCCGTGATCTTCAGCGACGGCGACGTCGTGGGCGCTCGGCTCGACCGGCTCGGGCTCCGCCCGCTGCGCACGGTGCAGACCGACGAGTACCTGATGGTGGCGTCCGAGGCGGGCCAGGTCACCTTCGAGCCCGAGGGCGTCGTGCACCGGGGCCGGATCGAGGCGGGCGGCATGCTCGTCGTCGACCACCGCACCGGGTCGCTCATGCGCTCGGACGACGTGCTGCGGATGCTCGCCGGCCGCCGCGACTACGGCAGCCTGCTCGACGCGGCGCGCGTGAACCTCGACGACCTGCCGGCACCGGACTACCGGCGCGGGACGACGACCCTGGGCTACGACGGCGACCTGTCGCTCGCGGGCCGCTACGTGGCGTACTCGCTGAACCAGGAGAGCTTCCGGTTCATGCTCGACCCGATGCTCGCGAACGGGTCGGAGCGGATCTCGGCGATGGGCTACGGCAACGCCATCAACGCGCTCAGCGACACCGAGGGCGGCATGGCGAAGTACTTCTCGCAGCGCTTCGCACAGGTGACGAACCCACCGCTCGACTCGATCCGCGAGGCCGACGGCATGTCGATGCGCGTCGCCCTGGGCAGCAAGCCCGACGGGACGGGCAGTGGCGACGGGACGCCGACCCGACAGCTCGTCGTGCAGTCCCCCGTGCTCGGGCACCTCGACATGGTGCGCCTCCGCGACCAGGACATCGTGCCGCTTGAGCGCTTCGACATGCTCTACGTACCGGTCCTCGGGGACGAGCAGGCGAACGCGGACGCCGTGCGCGCCGCCACCGAGGAGCTCGCGGACGCCGTCGCCGCGTTCGCCGAGCGCGCGGGCGGCATCGCGGTCCTCACCGACCGCAGTGTCTCGTCGACGCATGCTGCCCTCCCCGTGATCCTCGCCGTGGCCGCGGTCAACCAGCGACTCATCGAGACCGGGCTGCGGCTGCGGGTCTCGATCGTCGCCGAGTCCGGTCAGCTGCCATCGTCACACCACGTCGCGACGGCCCTGGGCTTCGGGGCGTCGGCTGTGTACAGCCTGTCGGCACGGCTCCGTGCGGAGGAGAAGTACCCCGCCGAGGCTGCCCCGGCCGGCGAGTACACCGCGACCGACCTCGCCCTGAAGCGCTTCCGGAAGGCCGCCGAGAAGGCCCTCGCGAAGACCATGGGCCGCGTCGGCCTGTGCACCGCGGAGAGCTACATCGGCGGCGAGTTCTTCGAGCCGAACTACCTCGACACCGGCGACGACCTGTTCGCCCGGGTCTTCCCGCACATGGACGCTCCGGTCGGCGGTGTCGGCTTCGCCCGCATCGCGCAGGCCGCGACGGACTGGCACGAGCGCGCCCGGAGCGTCGCGACCGAGGGCCAGGTGCCGCTGCTCGGCCTCTTCAAGGAGCGCTCGGACGGCGCCGGACACTCGTTCGGCGTCGCGAGCGTCCGCGGCTTCGGCGGCATGACCGAGGAGCGTCCCGCGTTCGAGCGCTCCGGCGACTCCGACGCGCTCCGGCTGCTCACGCTCGGGCAGCTCGACGACTCGTTCGGCATCACGGACGCCGCGTACCGGAACACCGGGTACGACCGGCTGAGCGACGCCGAGATCGACGCGCACCGGGTCACGCCCGGCTACGTGTCGTTCCTGCAGACCACGCACGACGAGCGGTCGCGTCGCCCCGCGGCACTCCGGGACGTGCTCGCGCTCCCCGCGGACGTCACGGGCATCGACGAGGCGGAGGACTTCGCCCGCGAGCTCGGCCGCTTCGCGACGCGCGGGAACGCCAGCATCACGGTGCGCGGCCTCGCCGGCTCGCGTGACGACGCCGCGGGACTGCCGGGAGGCACGACGCGCTTCCGCCTGCAGCTCACCTCGACCGGGTCGACGGGTGCGCTCCGCCACCAGGCACTCGCGGACGGGCTCGCCCTCCTGCACCCCGGCCTGGTCGACGTCGACGCCGTCGCCGACGACCAGGTGACGCTGCGCGCCACCGGCGCAGCCGCCGACCTGCTCGGACTCCTCCAGCAGGCCCCGGCGAGCGTCGACGTGGCCGAGGTCCAGCCGGCGCACGAGATCACCCGCACACTCGCGTCCGGCGCGATGAGCCACGGTGCGCTCGTCGCCACCGCGCACGAGGCGGTTGCGCACGGCACGAACATGGTCGGCGGGATGTCGAACTCGGGCGAGGGCGGCGAGCACCACTCCCGCTACGGCACGATCCGCGGCTCGCGCATCAAGCAGTTCGCGTCCGGTCGGTTCGGCATCTGGGCGGGCTACCTCGCCGACCCGATGCTCGAGGAACTCGAGATCAAGATCGGCCAGGGCGCCAAGCCCGGCGAGGGCGGGCAGCTCCCCGCACCGAAGGTCACGGTGGACATCGCCGCGGCCCGGGGTGGCACGCCCGGCGTCGAGCTCATCTCGCCGCCGCCGCACCACGACACGTACTCGATCGAGGACCTCGCGCAGCTCATCCACGACTGCAAGGCCGCCCGGGTCCGGGTGATCGTGAAGCTCGTGTCCTCGGAGGGCATCGGGACGATCGCGGTCGGCGTCGCGAAGGCCGGCGCGGACGTCATCAACGTCGCGGGGAACACCGGCGGGACCGGTGCCGCCGCGGTCACGAGCCTGAAGTACGCCGGGCGTTCGGCGGAGATCGGCGTGGCCGAGGTCCACCAGGCCCTCGTCGTGAACGGCCTCCGCCAGAAGGTCACGCTCCGATGCTCGGGTGCGCACCAGACCGGCTCCGACGTCGTCACGAGTGCGCTGCTCGGCGGGGACTCGTTCGAGTTCGGCACGACGGCGCTGATGATGCTCGGCTGCGTCATGGCGAAGAACTGCAACGTGAAGTGCCCGGCGGGCCTCACCACGAACGCCGAGGCGTTCGAGGGCGACCCGCGTGCGCTCGCGCAGTACCTGCTCAACATCGCCCACGACGTGCGGCAGATCCTCGCCCGCCTCGGCCTGCGCTCCCTGCGCGAGGCCCGCGGGCGCACCGACCTGCTGCAGCTCCTCGACCACCCGGCGAGCGTCGGTCGGCTCGACGTCCGGAACCTGCTCGCGCAGGTGCCGGAGAAGGTCGTCACGGACCCGGAGTACCTCGAGAAGGGCTTCCGGACCGACGACTCCCTCATCGAGCAGGTGCGTGCAGCGCTCATCGACGGCCACGACCACGCCCTGACCGTGGACGGCATCGCGTTGGGCAACGCCGACAAGTCCGTCGGCGGGCAGCTCGGCATCGACGTCGAGCGCATCCTCAACCACGAGCTGCGCGGCGTCGACCTGTCGGCGCACCCCGCGATCACCACCGACGACCGCGGTCGCCGACGCCTCGTCGACGGTGCCCTGACGATCCGCACGAGCGGGTCCGCGGGGCAGTCCTACGGCGTCTTCACGAACGACGGCACGACGCTCGAGCACGTCGGCACCGCGAACGACGGCGTCGGCAAGAGCCAGTCCGGTGGTCGGATCGTCGTCCGGGCGCCCGGCGGCGGCAGCGTCGAGCGCGGCGGGAACGTCCTCGTCGGCAACTTCGCCCTGTTCGGCGCCACGGGTGGCCGCACGTTCGTCGAGGGTGAGGCGGGCGACCGCTTCGCCGTCCGCAACTCCGGCGCGACCGCGGTCGTCGAGGGCGTCGGCGACTTCGGCTGCGAGTACATGACCGGCGGTGCCGTGTTCAACCTCGGTGCGTACGGCAAGGGGCTCGGCAACGGCATGTCCGGCGGCTTCCTGTACCAGTACGACCCGTCGGGCGCGGTGACCGAGCGGGCGAGCACCGACTCGCTCCTCGTGTTCCCCGTCACCGAGACCGAGCGCGGTGCGTTCCACGAGGCCGCTGCGAAGCTCCTGCTCGAGTGGCACCTCGAGGCCACGGGCTCACCGCTGGCCGCGCGGCTGCTCGACGAGTGGGAGACCACCCGTGCGCACGTGTACGTCGGCATGCCCCGCGCGCTCCTGCTCAGCCAGGACGCCGACGAGATCCTCGCCGCCGCGACCCGTCCGGAGCTCCTCGACGAGCTCGCGAACTCCGTGGCGACCGACAAGCTCCGCGCGTTCAAGGTCGACTACCGCGACCAGCGCACCGTGCTCGACGGTCGTGCCCCGGCGCTCGGCGACCAGGGCGAGGACATGTTCTCGCTGCTCTCGTCGTACACCGTGCTCGGGGTCGCCCAGGACGTCGCGCAGGAGCGGGTACCGGGCGCCGGTGCGTCCGACCCGCGCGTGACCGAGGCCGTGAAGAACCTCATCCTGACCGAGGACTTCCAGGTCAAGCAGCGCGTCGTGAAGTACCTGCGCGGGACGTTCGACCGGTTCGCCGACGACGAGCTCGCGACCCTCATCGCCGTGAAGCGGCTCGACGACTCGAAGCGTGCGCTCGCGCAGCGGAACAACCGGAGCACGGACATGCCGGGCACCACGGGGTGGATCATGCACCAGAACGCCAAGAACGCCGGACGCGTCCGGGCTGCCCGCTTCGACGAGCTGCTCGCGAACGCCGCGCTCGAGGACATCGCCGGCCGCGCCCCGCAGGCCCCGACCGAGGCGGTGTCGGCATGA